The nucleotide sequence GCGATCATTGAATATTTGCTCGATGATTTTTTGCTGCTGCTCGAAAGAGAGTAGCTGAATATTCTGAAAGCGGTTTTCATAGTCGCCCGAATAGAGCGAGAGTTTGCCTTGCAATGCAAGAGAAAAAGCCGTTTTGCCCGAGCCGTTGCCACCTACAATTACCCAAAAGGTATTTGGTTGAATAGTGAGTTCATCAATGGTTAGCTTTTGATGTTTAGCAAGCGAAAATTGAGCATCTTTAATGGTTAAATGTTGTGAGTGCATATTTATTTTTCTCTGAAATTAAAGTTGTTCGCCTACTTTAAACCAATCCGCTCTACCATTGAGGAAATCTTGCACCAACATCGGTTTTTTGCCTGCGGGTTGAAGTTGAGTGATATTCAACACACCCTCTTGAGTTGCAATTTGAATGCCTGTTTTATCTACACTTAAGATTGTGCCAGTAGGCTTGTTTTGATGAGGTAAGACAGTTGCTTGGTAAACTTTAATGCTTTGTTCAATTCCTTCCACCTCTAACGTTAAAAAACTAATAGGCCACGGGTTGAAGGCTCGGATATTACGCTCTAGCTGTATAGCAGATAAATTCCAATCCAATTTTGCTTCTTCTTTAGAAAGTTTCTCCGCATAGTTAGATTGGCTTTCGTCTTGCTTTTCCGCTTTGAATGTCTGATTTTCTAAGCCATTTAATACCTCAAGTAACGCAGGAGGAGCAAGCTCGGCAAGTTTGGCGTAAAGCGAGGCGGAGGTTTCATTAGGCTCAATCGGTGTTGTTACTTTATGTAGCATATCGCCAGTGTCTAAGCCAATGTCCATTTGCATAATGGTTACACCTGTTTCAGTATCCCCCGCCCAGATAGAACGCTGAATTGGAGCTGCTCCACGCCAACGTGGCAAGAGTGAGCCGTGAACATTTAAGCAACCATATTTAGGGGCATTTAATACCACTTCAGGCAATATTAAACCGTAAGCCACTACCACCATTACATCCGCATTTAAGGTTTTAAGTTCTGCTTGAGCGTCCTCATTGCGGAGCGATTTCGGTTGAAAAACAGGAATGTTATGAGCTTCAGCAAGCTGTTTTACCGGGCTTGCTTGTAATTTTTTGCCTCGTCCAGCCGGTTTATCCGGTTGGGTGTAAACGGCAATCACGTTATGTTCGGAATTTAATAAAACTTGTAAATGTTGAGCGGCAAAATCAGGCGTGCCGGCAAAGATAATATTGAGTTTTGACATAGTGTATTTGTTCAGTTATCAATGAAAGGGTTATTAAACCACTAAACAGCACAAATAAAAAGTGGCTTTAATGTGGTATTATTACAAGGTTAAAATTAAGAGATGCAAACAATGGAATTTTTTATCCCCAAAGCGGATACAATTTTTGAAGAAGAGATCAAAAAAAGCCGTTTTATTACCTATCTCTGCCATACAGAAGGAATGGAGCAGGCAAAGGCATTTTGGCAAGAGCTGAAAATGCAGCATCCACACGCTCGCCATTGGTGTTGGGCAACGGTTGCCGGCACGCCGAATGATTCCCAACAATACGGCTTTTCTGATGATGGCGAACCTTCAGGCACGGCAGGTAAGCCTATGCTCAATTATTTATTGGGATCAGGCTTGGGCGAAATTACTGCCGTTGTGGTGCGATATTACGGCGGCATTCAGCTGGGTACGGGCGGATTGGTGAAAGCCTACGGCAACGGTGTTCAGCAGGCATTATTGCAGCTGGAACGAATTCGTAAAGTTTTGCGAAAAAACTACCGCTTGCAGTGTGAATATGAGCAGTTTAATACTATTTCACATCTGATTAGTGGGCGAGATATTGATATTATAGAGCAGCATTTTGGGGAGAAAGTGGATTTATTGCTTGCTTTTAACCCGATAGACTTTGAGCCATTTTCTGATGAGCTTACTCAGCGTTTTTCGGGCAAACTGACTTTAATTAAAGAAGATATCTAATTTATGCAATTTTTTTCCATTATTCGTATTGTCGGCATTTTAGTGATGTGCTTTTCGTTCACAATGCTTGTGCCGGCAACAGTTGCCCTGATTTATGGCGATGGGCGAGCCTTTTTAGAAGCCTTTGCCTTGAATTTTTTAGTCGGCACATTGCTTTGGTGGTTGTGTCGCCATAATAAAAATGAGCTACGCTCCCGAGAAGGTTTTTTAATTGTGGTTCTGTTCTGGGTGGTACTAGGGCTACTGGGAGCGGTGCCTTTTATTATTTTAGAAAACCCCGATCTCAATGTGGCGGAATCGATTTTTGAATCTTTTTCCGGCTTAACTACCACTGGGGCAACGGTGATTACAGGGTTAGATAGTCTGCCGAAAGCGATTTTATTCTACCGCCAATTCTTACAATGGCTTGGTGGAATGGGGATCATCGTATTAGCGGTAGCAATTATCCCGTTACTTGGTATTGGTGGAATGCAACTTTACCGTGCCGAAATGCCTGGTCCGCTCAAAGAGCAAAAAATGCGACCTCGTATTGCCGAAACAGCCAAAGCATTATGGTTAATTTATTTAAGTTTAACCTTATTATGCGCTTTTGCCTTTTGGCTAGCAGGAATGAGTGCTTTTGATGCGATTTCACATAGCTTTTCTACTGTTTCGATTGGCGGATTTTCCACTCACGATGCCAGTATTGGTTATTTCAATAGCCCGATGATTAACTATATTACAGTCTTTTTCTTACTGCTTTCTGCTTGTAATTTTGCTTTGCATTTTGCCGTAATTGACCGCTTACGTGATAAGCAATCCAGAAAAAGAGGGGATATTTTAGGTCGTCTTTACTGGGGTGATTATGAATTTCGCTTTTTCTTAATAGTGCAATTTGGACTGTTTTTGGTTTGTACGATAGTGCTAATGGCGTACAGCTATTTCGATAATACTTCGGTAACTATTAGCCAAGCGTTGTTCCAATCGGTTTCAATTTCGACTACCGCAGGCTTTACCACCAATGATTTCAGCCAATGGTCTTCTTTTTTACCAACTTTATTGGTGCTTGCCTCGTTTATTGGCGGTTGTGCTGGTTCAACAGGTGGTGGTTTGAAAGTAATCCGTGTGTTACTGCTCTATTTACAAAGTAAGCGAGAAATCCACCGCTACATTCACCCGAACGTGATTCAACCGATCAAATTAGGTAAATACGCGTTATCAGAACGAGTTGTTGATGGCATCTGGGCATTTTTCTCCGCCTATTTCTTTGTATTTGTGATTTGCTGGCTTGGTTCGATTGCCTGCGGAATGGAAACTTTTGATGCTTTAAATGCTGTTATTGCCACACTCAACAATTTAGGACCCGCATTAGGTAATGTGAGTAGCAACTTTACCCAAGTGCCGGATAGTGCAAAATTGGTACTTACTTTTGCGATGGTATGTGGGCGTTTGGAAGTATTTACCTTATTGGTTATTTTAAGCCCCGTATTTTGGAAAGACTAATGAAAACCTTAATTCTCTATTTTACGACCGATGGTCAAACAAAAAAGATTGCCAAACGATTGGTAGATTCCATCACACACGAAGTTGAGCTGATTTCTCTGAAAGATAAAGCAGTCGATTTTGCTGAAAAAATTGCAAATGCCGATCAAATTGTCATTGGAGCCTCCATTCGCTACGGGCATTTTAATCCGCTGGTGTATCAATTTGTGGAGCAGTATCACGCCACCCTAAACCGCAAGAAAACGGCATTTTATGGTGTAAATCTGACCGCTCGCAAAGCGAACCGCAACACACCGGAAACCAACACCTACATTCGCAAGTTCCTCGCCAAAATCAAATGGCAACCCACGTTGGTGGAAGTGTTCGCCGGGGCATTGTTCTATCCACGCTACAATTTATTCGACCGTGTGATGATTCGCTTTATTATGAAGATCACCAAAGGCGAAACCGACACTAGCAAAGAGTATGAATATACCGACTGGCAACGTGTAGCGCAGTTCGGTAAATTATTGAATAATTCATAAGCAAAGCCTATCTCAATAAAAAGCGTAAATTATCTGTATCTTTTTAGAAATTTGCGTATAATCGCCGCCGAAGATCTTAAATGAGATCGTTTTTTAATCATTTTAGTAAAGGAAAGCCCTTATGAGTATTTTAAAAGAGTTCCGTGAATTTGCGGTAAAAGGTAACGTTGTTGATATGGCTGTTGGTGTGATCATCGGCGGTGCATTCGGTAAAATCGTATCGTCATTAGTGAGCGATGTTGTAATGCCACCAATCGGTTGGTTAATCGGCGGTGTAGATTTCAAAGATCTAGCTATTGAAATTGCCCCGGCTAAAGAAGGTGCAGAAGCCGTAATGTTAAAATACGGTGCATTTATCCAAAACGTATTTGATTTCTTAATTATCGCACTTGCCGTATTCGGCATGGTGAAAGTGATTAACTCATTGAAAAAAGCCCCTGTTGAAGAGCCAGAAGTGCCGGCTGAGCCAACAACAGAAGAAAAATTATTAACCGAAATCCGTGATTTATTGAAAAAATAATACCTGATCAAAATTTAAAAGGCTATTTTAGAGAGAACTAAAATAGCCTTTAGCTTTATAAAACGAAAAAACCGACTATTACTAGTCGGTTTTTCATATCTATTCGATATTACGCTAATTTTTTGATTTGTGCTGCTAATTTAGATTTGTGATTAGCTGCTTTGTTAGCGTGGATTAAGTTTTTAGACGCCATACGGTCTACAACTTTTTGCATTTCAACGAAAGCGGCTGTTGCTGCTGCTTTATCGCCAGTTGCTACTGCTGCATATACTTTTTTGATGAAAGTACGCATCATTGAGCGTTGGCTTGCGTTGTGTTGGCGGCGTTTTTCAGATTGAACCGCACGTTTTTTTGCTGACTTGATATTAGCCAAGGTCAAACTCCTAAAATATCTGTGTAAAAATTAGATATAAACCGTTTGGGTTTATATTGCCTATCGATAGTTTTTAATTCATTTTCAACGAGACACGTGCTTGAAAATAACACCGTTTTTCTGATAGAAAACGATAGGGCGAGATTTTAACAGTTTTTTTCTGATTTTCCTATAACAAACTGCTAAAATTATGATCGATTTTTAGGATCGGGCTGCAAGCGGTCGGATTTTTCAATAATTTTACCAGAATCATACTCTTTATTATGAGCAAAAAACTTTTAAGATCAGGAATGATCGTAAGCTTTATGACCTTAATTTCACGCATATTAGGCTTAATTCGTGACATTGTGGTCGCCACTATTTTGGGAACCGGCGTGAGTGCCGATATTTTCTTATTCGCCAACCGCATTCCCAATTTCCTCCGCCGATTGTTCGCCGAAGGGGCGTTTTCTAAAGCCTTTGTGCCGGTGCTGGCGGAATATAATGCGGATAACGATCCGCACAAAACCCGAGAATTTATCGCCAAGGTGTCAGGCACATTGGGCGGTTTGGTGACGATTGTTACCTTGGTGGCAATGATTGCCTCGCCTGTAGTGGCGGCTTTATTTGGTACAGGCTGGTTTTTAGATTGGCTTTATGATGGCCCGAATGCAGAAAAATTCACTCAAGCCTCCTTTTTACTGAAAATTACCTTCCCTTATTTGTGGTTTATTACCTTTGTGGCATTGTCTGGAGCGGTGCTTAATACTATCGGGAAGTTCGGGGTAATGGCGTTTTCGCCAGTGTTACTGAATGTCGCTATTATTGGTGTGGCGTTACTCGGCAAAGATTATTTTGATTCGCCCGATGTTGCCCTTGCGTGGGGGGTATTTTTAGGCGGATTGCTGCAATTCTTATTCCAAATTCCGTTTATGAAAAAGGAAGGATTGCTAGTTAAACCAAAATGGGCTTGGAAAGATGAGGGTGTAACTAAAGTCCGTAAATTAATGATTCCAGCTTTATTCGGCGTATCAGTTACTCAACTAAACTTGTTGCTCAACCAAGTAATCGCCTCATTTTTAATTACCGGCTCGATTAGCTGGATGTACTACGCCGACCGCCTTATCGAGTTTCCGCTTGGTTTATTCGGTATTGCGATTTCAACAGTCGTGCTGCCAAGCCTTTCCCGTATTGCCAAAAATAAAGATCTGACTGAATTACAGCGTGGCGAAAACTTTCAAAACACAATGGATTGGGGCGTGAGAATGGTATTATTGCTCGGTATTCCAGCAATGATCGGAATGGCGGTGCTTGCTCAGCCGATTATTATGACAATGTTTATGCGAGGCAAATTTGGCTTTGAAGATGTACTGGCGACCTCTTATCCGCTTTATGTAATGTGCTTGGGGTTAAACAGCTATATGCTGATCAGTGTACTGGCAAACGGTTTTTACGCTAACCAAAACACGAAAATGCCGGTGAAAGTAGGGATTATCGCCGCCATCAGCAATATCTTTTTCGGCTTGGCATTTGCACCGTTTTTGGGCTATATCGGCTTGGCATTGGCATCGGCTTGTTCGGCATTAGTAAATGTGAGTTTGCTTTACTTCCACTTGTCAAAAAGTGGTTATTATAAAGTGAGCCGAACCACCATTATTTTTGTGTTAAAACTGTTGATTGCCGCTTGTGTTATGGGGGCATTATTGGCTTATTTCACACCGGCAATTGAAGCTTGGGTGTCAATGACGATGTTGCAAAAAATCTATTGGTTGGTGTGGCTGATGATATTGGCTGGTGGTAGTTATTTTGCGGCCATTATTGCCCTTGGCATTCGCAAAAAAGATTTTAGAGCTGCTGAATAAATGTTGAAATTAAAAATACCGCCACCGCTTTGGTGCTTGTTTTGTGCGGTGTTGATGTGGTGGATTAGGCGAGTTTCATTTGCGCATTTACCTGATTATCAACACCCCATGATATTTATATTAGGAATGTTAGTTGCAGTAGCAGGATTTATGATTGCGATATCGGCTACCATTACAATGAGGAGAGCGAAAACAACCTCAAACCCTTTTCAGCCGCAACAGACGGCGCAAATTGTGACGTGGGGAGTTTATCGCAAAAGTCGAAACCCAATGTATCTTTCATTGCTGTTTGTTTTAATTGCGTGGGCATTGTGGCTTGGCTCGATATTTGCGTGGTGCGTTCCGCTACTCTTTATTTGGCTAATTACCCATTTTCAAATTAAACTGGAAGAGCAAATTTTGACCCAGAAATTTGGACAGCACTATTTAGATTATATAAACCAAGTCAGACGTTGGCTTTAAAATACAAGCGGTTAGATTTTTATGGAAATTTGCAAAATTTTCCGAAAATCTAACCGCTTGTTTAATCGTTTAAGACTTAGTCTAAATTATTCACATCAGCCGTCATTAAGTTGTGTGAGTTATCCATCGCTAAATTAATAAAGCGTTCATACTGTTGCAGCACGTCGGCAATTAATTCTTCTTTTGTCATATACTGCACATCATAGCCCTCTCGCCCATCTAGGAAGTAGGTGATCGGCTCGTAAACCATATTTTCTTCAATATTTGGTAAGTTGTCATCGCCGACCACTAAATCAGATAATTGGCGTGGCACGCTTTCAATACCGTAGATGAAATTGCGTAAATTCTCTTTTACCACCTCAAACTCTAATTTAGGGTTGGTTTCGTTGGTAAAATTCATTTTTGCGGTTAAGCCGTAGCTTTCAAATTCATCAATTAACTCAAGGAAAGCTGGTCTTGCTACTTTAATAAAGAAGTGACGAACATCTTGTTTATTGGTTGGATTAACAATTTTTTCCAAACGCAATTTCCAATCTTTGCCTGCCCAGTTTTGGCTACCTTGTGAGAATTTCTTGTTGAAGTATTGGTGATCTACCATTAAACCTTTCCATAAGCCAAAACAAAGAATAACCATAATGAATGTAAATGGTAATGCGATAATTAATGTCATTGTTTGTAATGACGATAATCCGCCTGAGTATAGCAATGAGAGCGCCAATACCGCTAATACGACTCCCCAAAGTATGGTTTGCCATTTTGGTGCTTTTTCCTCACCTTGTGAGGCGATACTGTTAAGTACAAAGATACCTGAATCTGCCGAGGTAATAAAGAATATAGAGATAACAACAACCGCAACAAAGGAGGCAATAGTACCAAATGGTAAGTGGTCGAAGAAGGTAAATAGTAACTGCTCGGTGTTACCGCTCACTTCAGCTAATGCACCAGCAGTTTGTTGGTCTAACCAAATTGCCGAGCCACCAAAGCTCGTCATCCATAAAATGTTAAATAGTGATGGTACGAATAACACCCCTAAAATAAATTCACGGATTGTTCTTCCTTTTGAAATTTTCGCAATAAATAAACCCACAAATGGCGCCCAAGAAGCCCACCAAGCCCAATATAGAACTGTCCAGCCACTTAGCCAACCTTGATGTTCTGGTTCGTAGGCAAATGTTCGGAAACTGATTTCAAGTAGTGAGCTAAAGTAATAACCTACATTCTCAGTAAGCCCTGAGAAAAGCAATAGTGTCGGACCACTTACAATAACAAAAATCAGTAGTAAACCTGCAAGTGTCAGGTTAATTTCACTTAAGATTTTAACTCCCTTACCTACACCAGTAATAGCGGAAAATATTGCTAATGACATTGCAACAATCACCATAATGGTAAGCACTACAAATCCTGTGTCTTCAATTAAACCTAGGCTATTAAAACCAGCACTAACTTGCATTACCCCAAAGCCAAGGGTTGTGGTTAAACCAAAAATCGTACTACAGAGGGCAATAACATCAATAGTGTGTCCCCAAAAGCCTGAAATACGATGTTTTAGTAAAGGGTAAAAACCAGAGCGAACAGTGAGAGATAATTTATATCTAAAACCGAAGTAGGCAAGTGCTAAAGCGATAACACCATAGATAGCCCAAGCGTGAATCCCCCAATGGTAGAAGGTGGTCATCATTGCTTCTTTCATTCGCTCTGATTCAGTCATGTTTTCTTGGAGAGGCTGTAGATAATGTAATACAGGTTCGGCAACGCCAAAGTACATCAAACCAATACCCATCCCTGCCGCAAATAGCATGGCAATCCAAGAACCGAAACCAAATTCAGGCTCATCGGTATCTGCGCCTAATTTAATATCGCCCAAACGGCTGAATGAAAGAAAAATGAGGAATAGAAAAAAGATAGAACCAGCAAAAATGTAGAACCAGCTAAAGTTTTCAAAGAGAATATTTTTGATGGCATCAAGTGATGTTTGTGCTTTTTGTGGGAAGGTAATACAGAACACTGCAACAAAGCTTACAAAAAGTAAACTTGGGATAAAGATTGGTGCTCTAAAGGTACTCCCTGCTTGTAATTTTTTGATGAAATCCAATGGTATTTACCTCTATTATTTATTATTCAGAAGAGTGAATATAGCAAAAAGTTATAAAAATGACAAATTAGGTAGGATTTGTAATAAAGCACAACTTTTGCAAAAAATTCATCAAAAACGACCGCTTGCACATTCATTATTTGTCAGTAGAATATTTTCTATTTATAAAAACAAGAAGACAATGCACACACAACATAACGCTCAAAAAATGGTTTTACCCATTTTACTGTTGATCTCCCTTTCTCATTTGCTGAATGATTTAATTCAGGCGGTAATGGTCTCAATTTACCCAATGCTTAAACAAAATTACCAACTGAGTTTTGCTCAAATCGGTATGATTTCGTTAATTTACCAAATTACTGCATCCATTATTCAGCCGGGTATTGGGCTTTATACCGATAAATATCCAAAACCAAATCTATTACCCATTGGTATGCTGATTACACTTTTCTCCGTGATTTTACTTGCCTTTGCCCCTAACTTTGGGGTATTGCTAATAGCGGCAGCTTTGATGGGAATTGGTTCAGCTACTTTCCATCCTGAAGCCTCTCGAGTGGCTAGAATGGCATCAGGCGGCAAATTTGGTACAGCTCAGTCGCTTTTTCAAGTAGGAGGAAATAGCGGTTCGGCGTTAGGGCCGCTCTTAGTTGCGTTATTTATTGTGCCTCAAGGGCAAAATGCGGTGATTTGGGTTGTTGTATTTGTATTATTAGCTTTATGGATTTTATATAAAGTGAGCCGTTGGGTGAAGTATGAAGCCAAACCATTATTTGTCTCATCAAACCATATTCAGCAACGTTTGCACGGCAAATTATTAGCCAGAGCATTATTAATTATCGCTTTATTAATGTTGGCGAAATTTATTTATATCGCCAGCCTCAGCAACTATTTTACCTTCTATTTAATGGAAAAATTTCAGTTGAATATGGCAACTGCGCAGCTCTATTTGTTTGCATTTTTAGGGGCGGTTGCAGTAGGCACTTTTGCTGGCGGACCGATTGGCGATAAAATCGGGCGAAATGCGGTGATTGGGTTCTCTTTCTTAGGAATGGCTCCTTTTGCGTTATTAATGCCTAACGCCGATCTGTTTTGGACGATTGTATGTGCAATTTTTGCCGGCTTTATTATGTCATCAGCGTTTTCGGCAATGGTGGTTTACGCTCAAGAGGCGGTGCCGGGTAGAGTTGGGCTGATTTCAGGTACAATGTTTGGCTTAATGTTTGGTATTGGCGGCTTAAGTGCTGCCGTATTAGGCTTTTTTGCTGACGAATACGGCTTAGATACTATTTTTAACGTCTGTGCCTATTTACCATTGCTCGGCTTTGCTGCATTAGGCTTGCCGAAACGAAATATTTAATGCTTTTTAGTGTTGGCTTTTGTTCTGGCTTTTTTCATACTCAATAAGAAAATAATGACGCCAATCCACACCAAAATGTAGCCGACCGAACGTTCGGCAGAGAGTTTTTCATTAAAGATCAGCACGCCGCATAAAAATTGTAATGAAGGTGAGATGTACTGTAACATACCGAGTAAAGACATCGAAATGCGTCTTGCCCCCATTGCAAACCAGAGTAATGGAATGGTAGTTGCTGCCCCTGAGCAGAGTAGTATCGTCATTTGTAAACTATTGAGCTCGCTGAATACTAAGCTGTTTTGGTTATAACAAAAGCAAAGGTAAGCGATAGCAAAAGGCGTCATTAGCAAGGTCTCAAGAGCTAAGCCAGATAATGGCTCCATTGGAGCGAGTTTGCGGATCAGCCCATAAATACAGAAACTGGAAGCTAAAATAAGTGCCACCCAAGGCACTTGCCCAGCAGGAATCGCTAACCATAAAATGCCAGCAATCGCAAAACCAACAGAAAGTAATTGAGCCTTATTTAATTGTTCTTTTAGAACCAAATAGCCAACAAATACATTCAAGATTGGATTAATGAAATAGCCGAGACTGGCATCTAAAATATGCTCGTTAGTAATCGCCCACAAATAAGCCAGCCAGTTCAAGCCAATCATAAAAGAAGAAAGGAAGAAGATTCCCAACACTTTGGGCTGTTTGAAGGCATTGATTACTGCTCGCCCCTGTTGGAAAATCAGCAATAGAATAATGGCAAACACGGCAGACCATACTACCCGTTGAGCTAAAATTTGCTCGGCAGGCATTCCCGATTGATTAATCGGATACCAATAGATTGGAAACGTCCCCCACGTTAAATAACACAGCAGAGCATAGTGCCAACCTTGTAATTTGCCTGAAATTTTCATTTTGCTTTCCTAAAAGAGAGTGTACAAGCGGTCATATTTGTTGATTTTTTTGCAAATTGCAAATAACAAAATGCCACAAAAATTAAGCTTTTTCGATGCTGAACGAAATGACCTCTTCAATTTTCTCTGCATTCATCGCAAGCATTAACAGTCTATCCACTCCAAGTGCGACACCCGAACAGTTCGGAAAACCTGCTTTGAGTGCGGCCAGAAAACGTACATCAAGCTGTTGTGGTTCAAGTCCCATTTTTTCTCGCTGTAAATTATCTTGCTCAAAGCGATGGATTTGCTCGTTTGCATCGTCTAACTCGTGGAAACCGTTGCAAAGTTCCAAGCCTTTGTAGTAAAACTCAAAACGCTCAGCAACACGATGATCTTCCGAACTGATTTGTGCTAATGCAGCTTGGGCAGAAGGGAAGTGATAAACCGCTGTTGGGCAATTTTGCCCGATATTCGGTTCTACCACCTCACTGAATAAAAATTGTAGTAAGGTTTCACGATTTTCATCATCTTCACATTGCAAACCGTGCTTTCTCGCTTTTTCGATTAATTGTGCTTTGGTGGCAGAAAGCGGATCTAACCCAACGTGAGTTTGGAATACAAACTGATAACTAAAAGATTCCGCAGGTTCGCAATCTAAAATCTGTTGTAGTAAATCATCGACTTCATTTATTAAACGGTACATATCAAAATGCGGGCGATACCATTCAAGCATTGTAAATTCAGGGTTATGGCGTTTGCCTGCTTCTTCATTACGGAACACTTTGCAAATTTGGAAAATCGGCCCACTACCTGCAGCAAGTAAACGTTTCATATGGTATTCAGGGCTTGTCATCAAATGTAGCGTTTTTGCCTCACTGCTAAATGGCGATAAAAATTGTGTACTGAATGTAGAAAGATGTACATCAGTTACTGAAAACTCACTTAGAATAGGGGTTTCTACTTCTAAAATGCCACGTTCGGTAAAGAACTTACGCAATTCAGCAACAATTTTTGCACGTTGGATAAGGTGAGGAATAGTAGCAGTAGGCTGCCAATCAATATTGTCGAGTTGTAAATTATTCATAAAAAATGACCGCTTGAAAATAGGTGCTTATTTTAGCGTAAAAAAAGATATTGCCCTAGTTTCTGAATAAGAAAAATAAAGTGGGGAATTTAACTTTTATTTAACAAATTAAAAATTCTCATTTTAAGCATTAAAAATTTTTCTTTTTTATTCCCTATAATTAAGAGCCATTCTCAATACCTTTATTATGCTTAGTTACCTTTTTTGAGGTAGATCACAAAATCACACTTTTTATGTTAATAAATTGTAAAAACGGCTTATCTGATTGATTAAATAGTGGCACAATAGAGCCACTTTTAATGAATAAGTTTATTTAACTTTCGGAGTGCATTATGCAAAGTGTTAATTTTGATGTGGCGATTATCGGTGCTGGCGGTGGTGGCTTGCGTGCTGCTATCGCGGCTGCTGAAGCAAATCCAAATCTGAAAATTGCTTTAATTTCAAAAGTTTATCCAATGCGTAGCCATACGGTGGCGGCAGAAGGTGGATCGGCTGCGGTAATTAAAGATACTGATTCCTATGACAATCACTTTAATGACACTGTGGGTGGTGGCGACTGGTTATGTGAACAAGATATTGTGGAATATTTTGTTGAGCATTCTCCAATTGAAATGACACAGTTAGAGCGTTGGGGCTGCCCTTGGAGCCGTCGTGAAGATGGCGAAGTAAACGTTCGTCGTTTCGGTGGTATGAAAATTGAGCGTACTTGGTTTGCAGCCGATAAAACAGGCTTCCATATCTTACACACTTTATTCCAAACTTCGATTAAATATCCAAACATTGTCCGCTTTGATGAACATTTCGTGTTAGATATCTTAACCGACAACGGCGAAGCTCGTGGTTGTGTGGCGATGAATATGATGGAAGGTACACTGGTTCAAATCAATGCAAATGCAGTGGTCATTGCAACAGGTGGCGGCTGCCGTACTTATCGTTTTAACACGAACGGCGGTATTGTAACCGGCGACGGTTTATCTATGGCATATCGTCATGGTGTGGCTCTGCGTGATATGGAATTCGTTCAATATCACCCAACAGGCTTACCGAATACAGGTATCTTAATGACAGAGGGCTGTCGTGGCGAA is from Mannheimia varigena and encodes:
- the fmt gene encoding methionyl-tRNA formyltransferase; this encodes MSKLNIIFAGTPDFAAQHLQVLLNSEHNVIAVYTQPDKPAGRGKKLQASPVKQLAEAHNIPVFQPKSLRNEDAQAELKTLNADVMVVVAYGLILPEVVLNAPKYGCLNVHGSLLPRWRGAAPIQRSIWAGDTETGVTIMQMDIGLDTGDMLHKVTTPIEPNETSASLYAKLAELAPPALLEVLNGLENQTFKAEKQDESQSNYAEKLSKEEAKLDWNLSAIQLERNIRAFNPWPISFLTLEVEGIEQSIKVYQATVLPHQNKPTGTILSVDKTGIQIATQEGVLNITQLQPAGKKPMLVQDFLNGRADWFKVGEQL
- a CDS encoding YigZ family protein, encoding MEFFIPKADTIFEEEIKKSRFITYLCHTEGMEQAKAFWQELKMQHPHARHWCWATVAGTPNDSQQYGFSDDGEPSGTAGKPMLNYLLGSGLGEITAVVVRYYGGIQLGTGGLVKAYGNGVQQALLQLERIRKVLRKNYRLQCEYEQFNTISHLISGRDIDIIEQHFGEKVDLLLAFNPIDFEPFSDELTQRFSGKLTLIKEDI
- a CDS encoding TrkH family potassium uptake protein, giving the protein MQFFSIIRIVGILVMCFSFTMLVPATVALIYGDGRAFLEAFALNFLVGTLLWWLCRHNKNELRSREGFLIVVLFWVVLGLLGAVPFIILENPDLNVAESIFESFSGLTTTGATVITGLDSLPKAILFYRQFLQWLGGMGIIVLAVAIIPLLGIGGMQLYRAEMPGPLKEQKMRPRIAETAKALWLIYLSLTLLCAFAFWLAGMSAFDAISHSFSTVSIGGFSTHDASIGYFNSPMINYITVFFLLLSACNFALHFAVIDRLRDKQSRKRGDILGRLYWGDYEFRFFLIVQFGLFLVCTIVLMAYSYFDNTSVTISQALFQSVSISTTAGFTTNDFSQWSSFLPTLLVLASFIGGCAGSTGGGLKVIRVLLLYLQSKREIHRYIHPNVIQPIKLGKYALSERVVDGIWAFFSAYFFVFVICWLGSIACGMETFDALNAVIATLNNLGPALGNVSSNFTQVPDSAKLVLTFAMVCGRLEVFTLLVILSPVFWKD
- the hemG gene encoding menaquinone-dependent protoporphyrinogen IX dehydrogenase, producing MKTLILYFTTDGQTKKIAKRLVDSITHEVELISLKDKAVDFAEKIANADQIVIGASIRYGHFNPLVYQFVEQYHATLNRKKTAFYGVNLTARKANRNTPETNTYIRKFLAKIKWQPTLVEVFAGALFYPRYNLFDRVMIRFIMKITKGETDTSKEYEYTDWQRVAQFGKLLNNS
- the mscL gene encoding large-conductance mechanosensitive channel protein MscL, which gives rise to MSILKEFREFAVKGNVVDMAVGVIIGGAFGKIVSSLVSDVVMPPIGWLIGGVDFKDLAIEIAPAKEGAEAVMLKYGAFIQNVFDFLIIALAVFGMVKVINSLKKAPVEEPEVPAEPTTEEKLLTEIRDLLKK
- the rpsT gene encoding 30S ribosomal protein S20; its protein translation is MANIKSAKKRAVQSEKRRQHNASQRSMMRTFIKKVYAAVATGDKAAATAAFVEMQKVVDRMASKNLIHANKAANHKSKLAAQIKKLA
- the murJ gene encoding murein biosynthesis integral membrane protein MurJ encodes the protein MSKKLLRSGMIVSFMTLISRILGLIRDIVVATILGTGVSADIFLFANRIPNFLRRLFAEGAFSKAFVPVLAEYNADNDPHKTREFIAKVSGTLGGLVTIVTLVAMIASPVVAALFGTGWFLDWLYDGPNAEKFTQASFLLKITFPYLWFITFVALSGAVLNTIGKFGVMAFSPVLLNVAIIGVALLGKDYFDSPDVALAWGVFLGGLLQFLFQIPFMKKEGLLVKPKWAWKDEGVTKVRKLMIPALFGVSVTQLNLLLNQVIASFLITGSISWMYYADRLIEFPLGLFGIAISTVVLPSLSRIAKNKDLTELQRGENFQNTMDWGVRMVLLLGIPAMIGMAVLAQPIIMTMFMRGKFGFEDVLATSYPLYVMCLGLNSYMLISVLANGFYANQNTKMPVKVGIIAAISNIFFGLAFAPFLGYIGLALASACSALVNVSLLYFHLSKSGYYKVSRTTIIFVLKLLIAACVMGALLAYFTPAIEAWVSMTMLQKIYWLVWLMILAGGSYFAAIIALGIRKKDFRAAE